CGGAATTTTTGTCTGGATGAGCTGGTTGCCATAATATTCCAGTAATGCAGGAGAGCCGCCTTTCTTCACAATCTCCTGAAACACCTGATTTGCTTTTTCAACATCCAGGATTTCCGCCTGCATTTCCTTTCCGTCAACAAGCACAGACATGTTGTTAACTTGCGTCCCCGGTTCCAGTTCCATGTAACAGGTACCACCGACGATGGCCCTGCCGTTGGGATTGCGGAAGCCACAACGATAGGTCTTCACGGCGACCTGATCCTGAATATCGACATTGATATGATCCAGCCAGACCTGAACCGGTTGAGGAGCCCGCATAAAACAGGCATGCGTCACAGTGCTGACAGTGGAAAGCAGGATGGCAGTACCAATAATGCCGAAACCGCGTAGATAAGATCGCATGTCATTGTCCCTTGATTGAAACGGCTTCCGGTGGAATGAAAGATTCAGAATTCGACTTCTGAACTACATTATTCTGACTCAAACTGGAAATTCTTTTTCTTTGCCTGGGAACGAATCACTCGAATCACGGCGGCATCGAATGTATTATCCTGTGCCTGATTTTTCTGTTTTTTCATTTCGGCTGCGATAAACTGTTTTCGTTTTTTAGTCAGCTCCTGAATCAGTAACTGAATTTGCTTTCGCTCTTTTTGCTTCTCACTGATATAAGCTTCTCGTTCTTCAGGTGACAGTTTTTTCAGTTCGGCTGGGAGTTCTGCTTCGTTCAGATCCTGAAGTTTGACCTTCTTACCAGCTAGTGCTTCGATCAAATCGCCTTTGGCACGATACCGGCCTGAGCCTTTAAAAGCCGCACGTTCTGCACCAGATGCAGGAGCTGCTTCCTGAGATAAAGAATCTGCTGCTGACTGACTGGTGGTGGATTTTTTCTGTTCTTCCTGAGAGCCATAAAAGAGATAGGTCTTGTTGATTCCCCGGCTTAATTCATTCAGTTTCTTATCATAAGGTGTGGCAGGTGTCACAATTTCTAATCCCTGATTGATACTCAGATAAGAACCGTCTGCCAGTAATGCTCCTTCTTTCCACCCCGTCTGGATCCCCGTTTGTTCGGGGCCGCAGAAAATGGTGTTGACGGTGATCCCTTTCTGGACGGCATTCGGACAGGCCACTTTATAGTCCACTTTCCCCTGACTGAAGCCTTCATTCCCGGCGATAAAGATCATTTTCAAACAGTCATGGTTTTCACTCCATAGCAGGCCATTCGTAGCTGCCTGGATGACCTGACCACAATATTCTTCACCGCCATTGGTTTTTAATGCGAACAGTTCCTCCGAAATCTGGTCCAGATTTTCCGTCAACGGCACAATTTGCCGCAAGTAGCCTTCACTGGCAGGCAGACTGCTCTTCCCATATTCATACAAAGCGACTTTCATCACGGGAATCTTCCCGTTTTGTTTCGCGGTGGCCAGTTCGTTGACAATCTTCCAGAGTTGTGTGCGTGCCTGATTGATCAATCCACTCATACTGCCACTCGTATCAAGCAGTATCGCCAATTCGACTGAAGGTTGTGCTGGCTGTGGCTTTTCTTTCGCCTGACTTTTTTGGGTCGACAGACAAAAAGTAAATAGAATTAACGCTGCAATTCGAAACAGTTTGCGCATGGAAACTTCTCCTGGATAAGCACAGGATTACTGAGAAATGAAGTGCCTCACACCGAGCACCGCTCATTGGACGGCGTGCGCAAAAAAGAAGTTCCCAAAATCTGCTCGATTTCAGGAACTTCTTCCAGGATAAAGATCGAATGGCAGCCATTCAGTTCAGGCGCGATCCACAATATTTACAGAAAATCGCATTGGAATCGTGCCCTTCTTTCATGCATTCCGGACATACCTGAGTCGTAATTCGAGATGAGTCCGATTTCGATCCCGAATGTGCGAGCTCGGCTGTCACAATTCCTGTAGGAACAATAATCAGACTGTATCCAAAAAACATAATCATGGCCGCCAGACATTTCCCTAAAGGGGTGATCGGTGTGATGTCACCATAACCGACGGTTGTCATCGTGACGATCGCCCAGTACATGCTTTCGGGAATCGAATCAAAACCATTTAATTTAGCCTCTCTTTGGGCATTATCCTCCACTAAATGTAACGCAGCCCCTTCAATAACGACGGCAATCAGGACCGTTGTCAAAAACACAATAATTTTTGAACGACTGGTCCAGATGGCATGGCGTAATTCCGACGCACCGGTCAGCATATGCCCCAACTTGAAGATTCGGAACACACGCAGCAGCCGCAACGCTCGAATGACCCCCAGTCGCTGCATATCCACTGTATCGACCGATGCCAGAAAAATCAGATAGGTGGGAAGAATCGACAACAAATCCACGAGACCATAGAAGCTGAAGATATACCGAAGCGGTCGACGGGCACAGATGATCCGCGCGACATATTCGATGGTAAAAAGAATCGTGAAGAACCATTCGGCAATACTAAATTGGCGATCATACTTCGCATCTAACGATTTGACGCTCTCGAGCATGATCACCAGAATGCTCACTAAAATGGCAATCAGCAGCACAACATCAAACAGTTTTCCGGCAGGGGTATCTGCTTCAAAGATTATCTCATACATCTGCTCGCGCCAGGTTTGAGGTTTCTTTTCTTGAGCAGGTTTTGGATCTGACATTCAAATACTTTCCAAGAGTAAGCCGCGGATAAGGATTCTTTGTATTGCAAAGGGATTATGTCTGATAAACCTTGATGAGGTCAACATGTCTCACCGAGCAAAACGGTCCTTCATAACATGATTGATATACGCAACTGGAAACATATCAGATCACTACTTTTTCTCAGATTCTGAATCCGTTTATAACCAGAGTTTAATTCAATTCGAGAGAATTCTCCCGCTCCTTGCCTTTGCACATATTTCCCTCCCAGTCTGGAACAGGTCTGAATATGCGTATCGTTTTCTGGTGTTAGATTGCCTGCCTGTTGTGTAGAAGCACTTTTACTGCGGAGCCGGAACCCGCGGACTACTTTGAAAAGTCCGTTCGCCCCGTCCTGATTCAGTATTGTGACGACTGTCATGATCCTGAAGATTCCAAAAGTGATGTCTGACCGCTTTGGTGACAGTACTGGCGAATTGAAGGGGCTGATCTGATTCACTTTTGAAACTGAAATGAATACAGGTCGGCATCTTTTAATTGAATACGCAGACGAACCGGCTTCCCTTGCAGGCTGCTGGCATCTGCTTTCTGATTCCAGGTCACCGTCCGATCGACCGTATCGCCAAACAGGTCCGCACACTCTTTTAGAGTAAATCCTTGAATCGGCTGCCCCTCTGCTGTTTGAATTTCCACTCGTATGCTACCGGCGGCAGACGTCGCGAAGTTAACAGATAATTTCGTCCCCTCAAAAGTAAACGGCTTTGTGACCAGTTCTCCCCCCTTCATCGAAGCGTGTACCGGAGTAAACCCATCCAATCGAATTGAAAAGCGTCTGAGTGATCCTCCTTTTCCGTGCCAGTAATCTTCGGCTGCATAGATTGACAATTCGTCTGGTGCACCGGGAAACGCTGATTTTGTTTCGACAACGTGTTCGGCAATAAACTGATGCCCGTACTGCCAGGTACCAGTTCGTTCGATCCCAGGACGGAGAAAGGCTTCGTTCCAACGTTTAAAATGAATGCCATCGCGGCTGGCCATCAAAAGCCCCTCACTGAGTGCGGTCCCATAACGTTCAACTGAAGAAGCTCGCTGTTGGCGGCGCTTGGGATCGGGAAGTGCCTTCATGGATTCCGACCAGCCTCGTTCCACATAGCGAGCAGGAAAGCCGATGCGAATGTGGGGCGCCCGATAATAGGCTTTCACCTGATTTGTATAAAGCTGTTCGTCGGGAGAATCTTCGTACGTCAGATCGGCGACATTGCTCCATTTCAGAAAATCATCCGAGGTTGCTGTTTGAATCGCTCGGTTTCCTGATGGTTTCCAGGTTTTGGAAGTGGTGACTCCTCCAGAAAAGACGCGATAATAGGTTCGATAGGTCTGCTGATCGGTATCCCAGAACGCCAGATTTTGTGAATCGAAGGCTCCTTTCGTAATCACCGGTTTTTCCTGCATCAACTTCCAGTGTATTCCATCCGCTGACTGAAAAGCGTAGAGGCCTCCTTCACTTTGAGTACCTGCCAGTGCCTTGTACTTTGCTTCCGGTTTGCAGTTCGGATTTTCATCTTTAAAGGGTGCAAAATTATGTGTGCCCAACCCTTCCAGGATAATGTTATTTTTCTTTGATCCCTGAAACTCAACTAAACGCAACTCAGGTCGCGTCCAGTGAATGCCGTCCTCACTTTCCGCGTAGCAATAAAAGGGCTTGTGGCTGCCAGTATTTATCCCATCGTCTGAAACAATAATATGGGAGCCGCGATAATAAAGCCGATACAAATCGCCGTCCTGGAAAATGGTATGATAACCAGAACTACTCCCTTCCCAGGGTTGATCAAATTTAAAAACCACCTCACGCGGGATAGGATGTTGGAGGCGAATCTCGATTTCTCCCGTCAATTTTTCCACTAACGCGTCATCGATAAACAACTCTCGTCGATTACCAATTTCGAGCGGTGATTCGGCAAAACTCAGCGACGAGCAAAGTAATAAAAAAGCAGCCATCAGCAGACATTGAATGAAACGTACGGGCATGGTTCTGACTCCTGGAAAGTAAAAGAGAGGCCTTTACGATACCATACTCAAAATAGAAATGCACCTGCAGCGTATTCAACGACTGTTTCAGCCTGGTAGTTTCAGATGCAATAAGGGAAACGGTTTTCCAAAACCGTCACGTTCAGAGCGATGTACGACTTCAAATCCCAGATGTAGATAGAAGCCAAGCGCCTTTACGTTCTGCTCATTCACATCGACCAGTTCCGCCTCCAGATTCTTGATTGCATAATCCACCAGTTGGCGTCCCAGACCTTTTCCCCGCCAGTCAGGTTCGATAAATAAAGCTTCAATTTTTGGTGCATCTACGCCCAAAAAACCAATGACTGAGTCTGTTTCATCGCGGATACAGACAAGAGGCATTTTTATCAGACACTGATCATATACGAGTGGCTTGAGCAAATGGATGTCTGCTTCTGTCAGAAAGTCATGCGTGGCCCTTACGGAAGATTCCCAGACTTCTAATGCACGGGGATAGTCAGCAGGAGTGACAGCTGTAATCTGATGTTGAGAAGTCATCGTTGTAGTGAGTTTCAGATAAATTGAATGACAGGAAATTCGAATCCATCGAGTGAGTTTACTGAACTCAAGCCAATAAAAAAAACCGATTCGCTCGGGATGAACGAATCGGCCTTGGAAGAGGCATTAAACAAATCTTAGAGAACTTTGCTCACACCTGGAGTTGGAATCGGGTAGAAACCATTTTCATCAGGTACTGTAACGGGAGTCGCTTCCCAAGAGAATTCTTTTGGCATCAGATCAACATTCGATGCCATCGCTTCGTCCCAGGTGACGGGTTTACCACTGTAGGTCGCCAGACGTCCCAGAATTGAAGTCATGGTTGATTTGGCGCCGTATTCCGCTTCGTTATAGGGCGTTCCGTTATAGATGGCAGCAAACAGATCATCGTGTTCTACCTGATATGGGTTGGCTTTCTTGCCACGATACTTCCATTTGTAACCAGCGTCGGTTTCATACTTGGCACCACTAATATCGCAGGAACCTTTGGTTCCTTGAGCGTGTTCGGTCACACTATTCCAGCAGTTGCGAATGTGTCGACACTGGCTGTACATCCGAGTGTCATCTGCATAGACGAATTCAACAGCAAAGTGGTCGAAAATTTCACCATACTTCTTGTCGGTACGAACCTGACGTCCCCCCATGCCGTATGCTTTGACAGGGAAATCGTCTTTCAACCAGTTACAGACATCAATATTGTGAATGTGCTGTTCGTTGATGTGGTCACCACACAACCAGTTATAGTAGTACCAGTTTCGCATCTGGTATTCCATTTCTGATTTGGCATCTTCACGAGCCAGACGTGGTTCCCAGACACCACCACTATTCCAGTAGCAACGCATGGAAGTAATATCGCCAATCGCTCCGTCCTTCAGACGTTTGATGGTTTCAATGTAAGGGGCCTGATGATGACGCTGCAGACCAACGCCGACCGCCAGATTTTTCTCTTTGGCTTTTTTA
This window of the Gimesia fumaroli genome carries:
- a CDS encoding VWA domain-containing protein, which produces MRKLFRIAALILFTFCLSTQKSQAKEKPQPAQPSVELAILLDTSGSMSGLINQARTQLWKIVNELATAKQNGKIPVMKVALYEYGKSSLPASEGYLRQIVPLTENLDQISEELFALKTNGGEEYCGQVIQAATNGLLWSENHDCLKMIFIAGNEGFSQGKVDYKVACPNAVQKGITVNTIFCGPEQTGIQTGWKEGALLADGSYLSINQGLEIVTPATPYDKKLNELSRGINKTYLFYGSQEEQKKSTTSQSAADSLSQEAAPASGAERAAFKGSGRYRAKGDLIEALAGKKVKLQDLNEAELPAELKKLSPEEREAYISEKQKERKQIQLLIQELTKKRKQFIAAEMKKQKNQAQDNTFDAAVIRVIRSQAKKKNFQFESE
- a CDS encoding ion transporter — encoded protein: MSDPKPAQEKKPQTWREQMYEIIFEADTPAGKLFDVVLLIAILVSILVIMLESVKSLDAKYDRQFSIAEWFFTILFTIEYVARIICARRPLRYIFSFYGLVDLLSILPTYLIFLASVDTVDMQRLGVIRALRLLRVFRIFKLGHMLTGASELRHAIWTSRSKIIVFLTTVLIAVVIEGAALHLVEDNAQREAKLNGFDSIPESMYWAIVTMTTVGYGDITPITPLGKCLAAMIMFFGYSLIIVPTGIVTAELAHSGSKSDSSRITTQVCPECMKEGHDSNAIFCKYCGSRLN
- a CDS encoding GNAT family N-acetyltransferase, which gives rise to MTSQHQITAVTPADYPRALEVWESSVRATHDFLTEADIHLLKPLVYDQCLIKMPLVCIRDETDSVIGFLGVDAPKIEALFIEPDWRGKGLGRQLVDYAIKNLEAELVDVNEQNVKALGFYLHLGFEVVHRSERDGFGKPFPLLHLKLPG
- a CDS encoding Gfo/Idh/MocA family protein, with protein sequence MTQSNNQSTSRRDFLKTTTATAVGTGILASLGSAAHVHASGDDQIKVGLVGCGGRGTGAASQALSTKGNVKLEAMADAFKDRMDSSLSNLQKQFSGRPERVDVAEEKKFVGFDAYQKLLDSGVDVVILATPPGFRPIHFEAAVNKGVHIFMEKPVATDVTGVKKVLEAAKKAKEKNLAVGVGLQRHHQAPYIETIKRLKDGAIGDITSMRCYWNSGGVWEPRLAREDAKSEMEYQMRNWYYYNWLCGDHINEQHIHNIDVCNWLKDDFPVKAYGMGGRQVRTDKKYGEIFDHFAVEFVYADDTRMYSQCRHIRNCWNSVTEHAQGTKGSCDISGAKYETDAGYKWKYRGKKANPYQVEHDDLFAAIYNGTPYNEAEYGAKSTMTSILGRLATYSGKPVTWDEAMASNVDLMPKEFSWEATPVTVPDENGFYPIPTPGVSKVL